In a single window of the Bos taurus isolate L1 Dominette 01449 registration number 42190680 breed Hereford chromosome 23, ARS-UCD2.0, whole genome shotgun sequence genome:
- the ZBTB12 gene encoding zinc finger and BTB domain-containing protein 12 yields MASGVEVLRFQLPGHEAATLRNMNQLRAEERFCDVTIVADSLKFRGHKVILAACSPFLRDQFLLNPSSELQVSLMHSARIVADLLLSCYTGALEFAVRDIVNYLTAASYLQMEHVVEKCRNALSQFIEPKIGLKEDGVSDASLVSSVSATKSLLPPARTPKPAPKPPPPPPLPPPLLRPVKLEFPLDEDLELKAEEEDEDEDEDVSDICIVKVESALEVAHRLKPPGGLGGGLGIGGSVGSHLGELAQSSVPPSTVAPPQGVVKACYSLSEDAEGEGLLLIPGGRASVGATSGLVEAAAVAMAARGAGGSLGAGGGRGPLPGGFSSGNPLKNIKCTKCPEVFQGVEKLVFHMRAQHFIFMCPRCGKQFNHSSNLNRHMNVHRGVKSHSCGICGKCFTQKSTLHDHLNLHSGARPYRCSYCDVRFAHKPAIRRHLKEQHGKTTAENVLEASVAEINVLIR; encoded by the coding sequence ATGGCCTCTGGGGTGGAAGTCCTGCGCTTCCAGCTGCCTGGCCACGAGGCCGCTACGCTGCGGAACATGAACCAGCTCCGCGCAGAGGAGCGGTTCTGCGACGTGACCATTGTGGCTGACAGCCTCAAGTTCCGTGGCCACAAGGTCATCTTGGCCGCCTGCTCGCCGTTCCTGCGGGACCAGTTCCTGCTGAATCCCAGCTCTGAGCTGCAGGTCTCACTGATGCACAGTGCACGCATAGTGGCTGACCTGCTCCTCTCTTGCTATACGGGCGCCCTGGAATTCGCCGTCAGGGATATCGTTAACTACCTGACGGCCGCGTCCTACCTGCAGATGGAGCACGTGGTGGAGAAATGCCGGAACGCCCTCAGCCAATTTATCGAGCCCAAAATAGGCCTCAAAGAGGATGGGGTCAGCGATGCCAGCCTTGTGAGCAGTGTCAGTGCCACCAAATCCCTGCTCCCTCCTGCCAGGACCCCAAAGCCAGCCCCTaaacccccacccccgccccctcttCCCCCTCCACTCCTGCGGCCTGTGAAGCTGGAGTTCCCTCTGGATGAGGACCTGGAGCTGAAGGCTGAGGAAGAGGATGAGGACGAGGATGAGGATGTGTCTGACATCTGCATCGTCAAGGTGGAATCAGCCCTGGAGGTGGCACACCGGCTCAAACCTCCCGGGGGCCTGGGAGGAGGTCTGGGCATTGGAGGCTCTGTGGGCAGCCACCTTGGGGAGCTGGCCCAGAGCAGCGTGCCTCCCAGCACTGTGGCCCCACCGCAGGGCGTGGTTAAAGCCTGCTACAGCCTGTCTGAGGACGCGGAAGGGGAGGGCCTGCTCTTGATCCCTGGAGGCCGGGCCAGTGTGGGGGCCACCTCAGGCCTCGTGGAGGCAGCAGCGGTGGCCATGGCTgcccggggggcggggggcagcctgggggcagggggcggccGGGGACCCCTGCCCGGAGGCTTTTCCAGCGGAAATCCCCTAAAGAACATCAAGTGCACCAAGTGCCCGGAAGTGTTCCAGGGCGTGGAGAAGCTGGTCTTCCACATGCGGGCGCAGCACTTCATCTTCATGTGCCCGCGCTGCGGCAAGCAGTTCAACCACAGCAGCAACCTCAACCGCCACATGAACGTGCACCGCGGCGTCAAGTCGCACTCGTGTGGCATCTGCGGCAAGTGCTTCACGCAGAAGTCCACGCTGCACGATCACCTCAACCTCCACTCGGGAGCGAGGCCCTATCGCTGCTCCTACTGCGACGTGCGCTTCGCTCACAAGCCGGCCATTAGGCGGCACCTCAAGGAGCAGCACGGCAAGACCACAGCCGAGAACGTGctggaggccagtgtggctgagatCAATGTCCTCATCCGCTAG